A genomic window from Pseudogulbenkiania sp. MAI-1 includes:
- the yiaY gene encoding L-threonine dehydrogenase: MTTTFFIPPVNMMGEGSLADAMRAIRGYGFRHALIVTDAGLHRAGVAAKVAALLAEQDIQATIFDGAQPNPTIGNVENGLALLRDKQCDCVISLGGGSPHDCAKGIALVAANGGRIADYEGVDKSAKPQLPLIAINTTAGTASEMTRFCIITDEARHVKMAIVDRNVTPILSVNDPTLMVGKPPALTAATGMDALTHAVEAYVSTAATPITDACALQAVSLIAAHLRRAVSDGQDLHAREQMAYAQFLAGMAFNNASLGYVHAMAHQLGGFYDLPHGVCNAVLLPHVEAFNASVCPGRLGDVARAMGVQTDGLDEAAAAEACLAAIRQLSADVGIPAGLTALGARAEDIPVLAANALKDACGLTNPRPASQQEIEAIFRAAL, encoded by the coding sequence ATGACGACGACTTTCTTCATTCCGCCGGTCAACATGATGGGCGAGGGCAGCCTCGCCGATGCCATGCGCGCCATCCGCGGCTACGGCTTCCGCCACGCGCTGATCGTCACCGATGCCGGGCTCCATCGCGCCGGGGTGGCCGCCAAAGTAGCCGCGCTGCTGGCCGAACAGGACATCCAGGCCACCATCTTCGACGGCGCCCAGCCCAACCCCACCATCGGCAACGTCGAGAACGGCCTGGCGCTGCTGCGCGACAAGCAATGCGACTGCGTCATCTCGCTGGGCGGCGGCTCGCCGCACGACTGCGCCAAGGGCATCGCGCTGGTCGCCGCCAATGGCGGGCGCATCGCCGATTACGAGGGCGTCGACAAGTCGGCCAAGCCGCAGCTGCCGCTGATCGCCATCAACACCACCGCCGGCACCGCCAGCGAGATGACGCGCTTTTGCATCATCACCGACGAGGCCCGCCACGTGAAGATGGCCATCGTCGACCGCAACGTCACGCCCATCCTGTCGGTCAACGATCCGACGCTGATGGTCGGCAAGCCGCCGGCGCTGACCGCCGCCACCGGCATGGACGCGCTGACCCACGCGGTGGAGGCCTACGTCTCCACCGCCGCCACCCCGATCACCGACGCCTGCGCGCTGCAGGCGGTGTCGCTAATCGCCGCCCACCTGCGCCGCGCGGTGAGCGACGGCCAGGACCTGCACGCCCGCGAGCAGATGGCCTACGCCCAGTTCCTCGCCGGCATGGCGTTCAACAACGCCTCGCTCGGCTACGTGCACGCCATGGCGCACCAGCTGGGCGGCTTCTACGACCTGCCGCACGGTGTCTGCAACGCGGTGCTGCTACCGCACGTGGAAGCCTTCAACGCCAGCGTCTGTCCGGGCCGCCTGGGCGACGTGGCGCGGGCCATGGGTGTGCAGACCGACGGCCTGGACGAGGCCGCGGCCGCCGAGGCGTGCCTGGCGGCGATCCGCCAGTTGTCGGCCGACGTCGGCATTCCGGCCGGGCTAACCGCCCTGGGCGCGCGCGCCGAGGATATCCCGGTGCTGGCCGCCAATGCCCTGAAGGACGCCTGCGGCCTGACCAACCCGCGCCCGGCCAGCCAGCAGGAGATCGAGGCGATCTTCCGCGCCGCGCTGTAA
- a CDS encoding sigma-54-dependent Fis family transcriptional regulator, with amino-acid sequence MKPSSPLPLSEARRRFFDGLPLPDHAVPASILHSWRRCLGLGLTASRPMYGERLDEVQLRLRCQQNADWLAVARPQVETLFDSVVDDGHVVIVADRDGVILNEIGHTPFLDRAERLALTPGVGWSEALRGTNAIGTALAQAETVLVRGSEHFLERLRPLSCVASPILDPFGQALGVLDVSGPPRRLGRPHGLRLAAAVRQIELALFERHCGHARVLQLADDAALLGTVRAARLAFDDGERLLAANRQALSALGLSWDDLGRRRFVELFGETLEHWQHRHGRGIASVACGQRLLSARVDEPETTLPATPVDAKPRPSRSARPVPTVPPADDAGLPPALLSQALKLLEADIPVLVLGETGTGKDRFAQALHAASSRRGGPFVAINCAAIPDGLVEAELFGYEEGAYTGARRHGSRGRLREAQGGVLFLDEIGDMPLPLQARLLRVLQERVVTPLGGGRPQPVDVRLVCATHRDLKRAVAEGAFRADLYYRLCHYPLRLPSLRQRGDVALIAQQLLDRRGGARRGITLAPELAQALRRYAWPGNVRELDNLLQTLLALNDDGTQLTLAHLPETLRGEMGGEGSGMVADDHGDALARQMLQRCGGNASAAARALGISRSTLYRRLGRGMR; translated from the coding sequence ATGAAGCCATCTTCCCCCCTGCCGTTGAGCGAAGCGCGGCGCCGCTTTTTCGACGGCCTGCCCTTGCCGGACCATGCCGTGCCGGCGTCCATCCTGCACTCGTGGCGGCGCTGCCTCGGCCTCGGCCTGACCGCCTCGCGTCCGATGTACGGCGAGCGGCTGGATGAAGTGCAGCTGCGCTTGCGCTGCCAGCAGAACGCCGACTGGCTGGCCGTGGCGCGGCCGCAGGTGGAGACGCTGTTCGACAGCGTGGTCGACGACGGCCACGTGGTGATCGTGGCCGACCGCGACGGCGTGATCCTCAACGAGATCGGCCACACGCCTTTCCTCGACCGCGCCGAACGGCTGGCGCTGACGCCGGGGGTGGGCTGGAGCGAGGCGCTGCGCGGCACCAACGCCATCGGTACCGCGCTGGCCCAGGCCGAGACGGTGCTGGTGCGCGGCAGCGAGCACTTCCTGGAGCGCCTGCGCCCGTTGTCCTGCGTGGCCAGCCCCATCCTCGATCCCTTCGGCCAGGCGCTGGGCGTGCTCGACGTCTCCGGTCCGCCGCGCCGGCTCGGCCGTCCACATGGCCTGCGCCTCGCGGCGGCGGTGCGGCAGATCGAGCTCGCGCTGTTCGAGCGGCACTGCGGCCACGCCCGGGTGTTGCAGCTGGCCGACGACGCCGCGCTGCTCGGCACGGTGCGCGCGGCGCGGCTGGCGTTCGACGACGGCGAGCGCCTGCTGGCGGCCAACCGCCAGGCCTTGTCGGCGCTCGGCCTTTCCTGGGACGACCTGGGCCGCCGCCGTTTCGTCGAGCTGTTCGGCGAAACGCTGGAGCACTGGCAGCACCGCCACGGCCGCGGCATCGCCAGCGTGGCATGCGGCCAGCGCCTGCTGTCGGCGCGCGTCGACGAACCGGAAACTACCTTGCCCGCCACGCCGGTCGATGCCAAACCGCGCCCGTCCCGCAGCGCGCGGCCGGTGCCGACGGTGCCCCCGGCCGACGACGCCGGGCTGCCGCCGGCGCTGCTGTCGCAGGCGCTGAAGCTGCTGGAAGCGGACATCCCCGTGCTGGTGCTGGGCGAGACCGGTACCGGCAAGGACCGCTTCGCCCAGGCCCTGCACGCCGCCAGCTCACGCCGCGGCGGGCCGTTCGTGGCGATCAACTGCGCCGCCATTCCCGACGGGCTGGTGGAAGCGGAACTGTTCGGCTACGAAGAAGGGGCCTACACCGGCGCGCGCCGCCATGGCAGCCGTGGACGCCTGCGCGAGGCGCAGGGCGGGGTGCTGTTCCTCGACGAGATCGGCGACATGCCGCTGCCCTTGCAGGCGCGGTTGCTGCGCGTGCTGCAGGAGCGGGTGGTGACGCCGCTGGGCGGCGGCCGGCCGCAGCCGGTGGACGTGCGGCTGGTCTGCGCCACCCACCGCGACCTCAAGCGCGCGGTGGCGGAGGGGGCCTTCCGTGCCGACCTGTATTACCGGCTGTGCCACTACCCCTTGCGCCTGCCGTCGCTGCGCCAGCGTGGCGACGTGGCGCTGATCGCCCAGCAACTGCTCGACCGCCGCGGCGGCGCGCGGCGCGGCATCACGCTGGCACCGGAACTGGCGCAGGCCCTGCGGCGCTACGCCTGGCCGGGCAACGTGCGCGAGCTGGACAACCTGCTGCAGACGCTGCTCGCGCTCAACGACGACGGCACCCAGCTGACGCTGGCCCACCTGCCGGAGACCTTGCGTGGGGAGATGGGCGGGGAGGGGAGCGGGATGGTGGCGGACGATCACGGCGACGCCCTCGCCCGCCAGATGCTGCAGCGCTGTGGCGGCAACGCCAGTGCCGCGGCGCGCGCGCTGGGCATCAGCCGCAGCACGCTGTACCGGCGCCTGGGGCGCGGCATGCGCTAG
- a CDS encoding mechanosensitive ion channel family protein — protein sequence MLNELFNSTNQIADVLWIIQQVLGRAPDELLTIVRQIDRDVTAAGWDRFLALAGLVVATATLAEYLAGRRFRALANAIGREEASGLGSRIGYQLLRTLFRLLCVGIFMVTAQGMLLLTSNTVDVRPKILFSLLLAIVTFRAVNVLSQAVFAPTSKGIRPLPIACEQAMSFHRGVMSFTLLFVVGFQGTDFLAWLGMDGELVRLIKVLTGLVLNLFALGFVWTQRSTIEQLFKSRDNGAAEHGLALILAQSWPMLVTVWLLSIWALWSYSLIVGNLQHAARMAWPWWITLLFPIIDRLFAAALYKLCQLPWLQSHTFAQRSRRFRRILQGGLRLILITIAVLTVADVLGYDAMAMGGDSGTRRLLKSLLDSMAIVLIAYVVWEVLLSQIERQLPPPEQEERGTLADEGEGGAAGSRTETLLPPLRTLLFFLLLMILTLSLLHALGVEIGPLLAGAGVVGIAIGLGAQKLVQDVISGIFFLLDDAFRRGEYIEAGDLRGTVERLSIRSMQLRHHLGALQTIPYSSISTVRNLSRDWATMKLEIRLPYDVDLETVRKVIKNVGEEMLADPELGPHFILPLKSQGVMRIEESALIVRMKFTTRPGEQWVIRREAYRRVKEALEARGIFFAHRAVHVILPGQQTPPPVRPILPAQPAPAVAYDDTHGLTEEDSQRLAALAGASAGAILAAELERQARIDDDDSS from the coding sequence ATGCTGAACGAACTCTTCAACAGTACCAACCAGATCGCCGACGTGCTGTGGATCATCCAGCAGGTTCTCGGCCGCGCCCCCGACGAACTGCTGACGATCGTGCGCCAGATCGACCGCGACGTCACCGCCGCCGGCTGGGACCGCTTCCTCGCCCTCGCCGGGCTGGTGGTGGCGACGGCGACGCTGGCCGAATACCTGGCCGGGCGGCGCTTCCGCGCGCTAGCCAACGCCATCGGCCGCGAGGAGGCGAGCGGGCTGGGCAGCCGCATCGGCTACCAGCTGCTGCGCACGCTGTTCCGGCTGCTGTGCGTGGGTATCTTCATGGTCACCGCCCAGGGCATGCTGCTGTTGACCAGCAACACCGTCGACGTGCGGCCGAAGATCCTGTTCAGCCTGCTGCTGGCGATCGTCACCTTCCGCGCCGTCAACGTGCTGTCGCAGGCGGTGTTCGCCCCCACCTCCAAGGGCATCCGTCCGCTGCCGATCGCCTGCGAGCAGGCGATGAGCTTCCACCGCGGTGTGATGAGCTTCACCCTGCTGTTCGTCGTCGGCTTCCAGGGTACCGATTTCCTGGCCTGGCTCGGCATGGACGGCGAGCTGGTACGGCTGATCAAGGTGCTCACCGGGCTCGTGCTCAACCTGTTCGCGCTGGGTTTCGTCTGGACCCAGCGGAGCACCATCGAGCAGTTGTTCAAGAGCCGCGACAACGGCGCCGCGGAGCACGGCCTGGCGCTAATCCTGGCGCAGTCGTGGCCGATGCTGGTGACGGTGTGGCTGCTGTCGATCTGGGCGCTGTGGAGCTACAGCCTGATCGTCGGCAACCTGCAGCACGCCGCCCGGATGGCCTGGCCGTGGTGGATCACGCTGCTGTTTCCCATCATCGACCGGCTGTTCGCCGCCGCGCTGTACAAGCTGTGCCAGCTGCCCTGGCTGCAGAGCCATACCTTCGCCCAGCGCTCGCGCCGCTTCCGCCGCATCCTGCAGGGCGGCCTGCGGCTGATCCTGATCACCATCGCCGTGCTGACCGTGGCGGACGTGCTGGGCTACGACGCCATGGCCATGGGCGGCGACAGCGGCACCCGCCGGCTGCTCAAGTCGCTGCTCGACAGCATGGCGATCGTGCTGATCGCCTACGTGGTGTGGGAGGTGCTGCTGTCGCAGATCGAGCGCCAGCTGCCGCCGCCGGAGCAGGAGGAACGCGGCACGCTGGCCGACGAGGGCGAGGGCGGCGCCGCCGGCAGCCGTACCGAGACCTTGCTGCCGCCGCTGCGCACCCTGCTGTTCTTCCTGCTGTTGATGATCCTGACCTTGAGCCTGCTGCACGCGCTCGGGGTGGAGATCGGGCCGCTCTTGGCCGGCGCCGGCGTGGTCGGCATCGCCATCGGGCTGGGCGCGCAGAAGCTGGTGCAGGACGTCATCTCCGGCATCTTCTTCCTGCTCGACGATGCCTTCCGCCGCGGCGAGTACATCGAGGCCGGCGACTTGCGCGGCACCGTCGAGCGGCTGTCGATCCGCTCGATGCAGTTGCGCCACCACCTGGGCGCGCTGCAGACCATCCCCTACAGCTCGATCAGCACGGTGCGCAACCTGAGCCGCGACTGGGCGACGATGAAGCTGGAGATCCGCCTGCCCTACGACGTCGACCTGGAGACGGTGCGCAAGGTGATCAAGAACGTCGGCGAGGAGATGCTGGCCGATCCCGAGCTGGGACCGCACTTCATCCTGCCCTTGAAGTCGCAGGGGGTGATGCGCATCGAGGAATCGGCGCTGATCGTGCGCATGAAGTTCACCACCCGGCCCGGCGAGCAGTGGGTGATCCGGCGCGAGGCCTACCGCCGCGTCAAGGAGGCGCTGGAGGCGCGCGGCATCTTCTTCGCCCACCGCGCGGTGCACGTGATCCTGCCGGGGCAACAGACGCCGCCCCCGGTGCGGCCCATCCTGCCGGCCCAGCCGGCACCGGCCGTCGCCTACGACGACACCCACGGGCTGACGGAAGAGGACAGCCAGCGCCTGGCGGCGCTGGCCGGCGCCAGCGCCGGGGCGATCCTGGCCGCCGAGCTGGAGCGGCAGGCGCGCATCGACGACGACGATAGCTCGTGA
- a CDS encoding polysaccharide deacetylase family protein translates to MATDDAFAPLRRELDRWQEAGRPATFWWRDDDAVADSAALQRLLALADAHGAPLWLAVIPARLEESLPAALEDRAAIGVLQHGIAHQDHAAPGERQCELSATWQWEPLRAALQAGRERLAAAFGPRFRPVLVPPWNRIHAGWTTRLPEAGLVGLSTLGPREPVPGLTVVNVHADLIDWHRRQYAGDAAVAAALARHLAARRQGEGQGGADPAEPTGLMSHHLVHDAALWDGCARLLAVLAEHPAAIWLEPETLWSTRGVSHPRR, encoded by the coding sequence ATGGCGACTGACGACGCCTTCGCCCCATTGCGCCGCGAACTCGACCGCTGGCAGGAGGCGGGCCGCCCAGCCACGTTCTGGTGGCGCGACGACGACGCGGTAGCGGACAGTGCCGCGCTGCAGCGCCTGCTCGCGCTGGCCGATGCCCACGGCGCGCCGCTGTGGCTGGCGGTGATTCCGGCCCGGCTGGAGGAGTCGCTGCCTGCCGCGCTGGAGGACCGGGCCGCGATCGGCGTGCTGCAGCACGGCATCGCCCACCAAGACCACGCCGCGCCGGGCGAGCGCCAGTGCGAGCTGAGCGCTACCTGGCAGTGGGAGCCGCTGCGCGCGGCGCTGCAAGCCGGACGGGAACGCCTGGCGGCGGCCTTCGGCCCGCGCTTCCGCCCGGTGCTGGTGCCGCCGTGGAACCGCATCCACGCCGGCTGGACGACGCGCCTGCCCGAGGCCGGGCTCGTCGGGCTGTCGACGCTCGGCCCGCGCGAGCCCGTGCCCGGCCTGACCGTGGTCAACGTGCACGCCGACCTGATCGACTGGCATCGCCGCCAGTACGCCGGCGACGCCGCGGTGGCGGCGGCACTGGCGCGCCATCTGGCGGCACGTCGGCAGGGTGAGGGCCAGGGCGGGGCCGACCCCGCCGAGCCGACCGGCCTGATGAGCCACCACCTGGTGCACGACGCCGCGCTGTGGGACGGCTGCGCGCGCCTGTTGGCCGTGCTGGCGGAACATCCGGCCGCCATCTGGCTCGAACCGGAGACGCTGTGGAGCACGAGGGGGGTTTCCCATCCACGGCGATGA
- a CDS encoding glycosyltransferase family protein, with translation MRVLFYVQSLLGIGHLQRAARLARAMQDSGLEVHVLLGGEESPLVDFGAATLIALPPLTSADARFSTLVDAAGRPLDAALEAERRERVLAALERVHPALLLIESYPFGRRRLRFELQPLIEAARAMTPRPLIVASVRDVLQARPTERQAESAALFRRDFDQLLVHGDAAFLPLSRSFPVELLPAERVHHTGYVGAAVTSSDDPDAAGEVLVSAGGGAVGAELLRCALAARPLSRLATARWRLLCGPRLEPTLRRTLEREAPDGVIVEDLRADFAPRLAVAALSISQAGYNTVLDVLAAGCPAVLVPFEGDNQTEQRRRAEALAAHGRAVVLGENALTPATLAAAVDAALALPPTRVPLRMDGAEQSARLLRRWAEEAGHGD, from the coding sequence GTGAGGGTGCTGTTCTACGTGCAGAGCCTGCTCGGCATCGGCCACCTGCAGCGCGCCGCGCGCCTGGCCCGGGCGATGCAGGACAGCGGCCTCGAGGTGCACGTGCTGCTGGGCGGCGAGGAGAGCCCGCTGGTCGACTTCGGCGCCGCCACGCTGATCGCACTGCCGCCGCTGACCAGCGCCGACGCCCGTTTCAGCACGCTGGTCGACGCGGCGGGACGGCCGCTCGACGCCGCGCTCGAGGCGGAACGGCGCGAGCGAGTACTGGCCGCGCTCGAACGCGTGCACCCGGCGCTGCTGCTGATCGAGAGCTACCCGTTCGGGAGGCGCCGGCTGCGTTTCGAGCTGCAGCCGCTGATCGAGGCCGCACGCGCTATGACCCCGCGCCCGCTCATCGTCGCCTCGGTGCGCGACGTGCTGCAGGCGCGCCCGACCGAGCGCCAGGCCGAGAGCGCGGCGCTGTTCCGGCGCGACTTCGACCAGTTGCTGGTGCACGGCGACGCCGCGTTCCTGCCGCTGTCGCGCTCCTTCCCGGTCGAACTGTTGCCGGCCGAGCGCGTGCACCACACCGGCTACGTCGGCGCGGCGGTGACGTCGTCGGACGACCCGGACGCGGCCGGCGAGGTGCTGGTCTCGGCCGGCGGCGGCGCGGTCGGCGCCGAACTGCTGCGCTGCGCGCTGGCGGCCCGACCGTTGAGCCGGCTCGCCACGGCGCGCTGGCGCCTGCTGTGCGGCCCGCGGCTGGAGCCGACGCTGCGCCGTACGCTGGAGCGCGAGGCGCCGGACGGCGTGATCGTCGAGGACCTGCGTGCCGACTTCGCGCCGCGCCTGGCGGTGGCTGCGCTGTCGATCTCGCAGGCTGGCTACAACACCGTGCTCGACGTGCTGGCCGCCGGCTGTCCGGCCGTGTTGGTGCCATTCGAGGGCGACAACCAGACCGAGCAGCGGCGGCGCGCCGAGGCGCTGGCCGCGCACGGGCGCGCCGTGGTGCTGGGCGAGAACGCGCTGACGCCGGCGACGCTGGCGGCCGCCGTCGATGCCGCGCTGGCGCTGCCGCCAACCAGGGTGCCGCTCAGGATGGACGGTGCCGAACAGAGCGCGCGGCTGCTGCGGCGCTGGGCCGAAGAGGCCGGCCATGGCGACTGA
- a CDS encoding glycosyltransferase family protein: MKKSRILIYSHDSFGLGHLRRCRAIAHALVERYKSLSVLILTGSPIAGHFNFKARVDFVRIPGVIKLYNGEYTPLKLHISLKETLALRESIILHTARIFEPDLFIVDKEPLGLKGEVASTLDMLATKRTRTILGLRDVMDDADRLSREWQAKNALPALENLYDEIWVYGSRNMGDPLTGLPVSATIHDKMLYTGYLPRHLPEHESSGLLEELPESYLLVTPGGGGDGAEMVDWVLRAYESGAELPWPALIMLGPFMSTHEQEAFRLRAAPLPNVRVATFDTQFESLMNHASAVVAMGGYNTFCEILSFDKPALLVPRTEPRMEQLIRARKAAALGLTTMLDPAQLADTAPMVAALQRLPQQPPPSAAARRNMLCGLRTIGNRVGAIVRENAS; encoded by the coding sequence ATGAAGAAAAGCCGCATCCTGATCTATAGCCACGACTCGTTCGGACTAGGTCACCTGCGCCGGTGCCGCGCCATCGCGCACGCCCTGGTCGAGCGCTACAAGTCGCTGTCGGTGCTGATCCTGACCGGCTCGCCGATCGCCGGCCACTTCAACTTCAAGGCGCGTGTCGACTTCGTGCGCATCCCCGGCGTGATCAAGCTCTACAACGGCGAGTACACCCCGCTCAAGCTGCACATCAGCCTGAAGGAGACGCTGGCGCTGCGCGAGTCGATCATCCTGCACACCGCGCGCATCTTCGAGCCGGACCTGTTCATCGTCGACAAGGAGCCGCTCGGGCTGAAGGGCGAGGTGGCCAGCACGCTGGACATGCTCGCCACCAAGCGCACCCGCACCATCCTCGGCCTGCGCGACGTGATGGACGACGCCGACCGGCTGTCGCGCGAGTGGCAGGCCAAGAACGCGCTGCCGGCGCTGGAGAACCTGTACGACGAGATCTGGGTGTACGGCAGCCGCAACATGGGCGACCCGCTGACCGGCCTGCCGGTGAGCGCCACCATCCACGACAAGATGCTCTACACCGGCTACCTGCCGCGCCACCTGCCGGAGCACGAAAGCTCGGGCCTGCTGGAGGAGCTGCCCGAGTCCTACCTCTTGGTGACGCCGGGCGGCGGCGGCGACGGCGCCGAGATGGTGGACTGGGTGCTGCGCGCCTACGAGAGCGGCGCCGAGCTGCCGTGGCCGGCGCTGATCATGCTGGGCCCCTTCATGTCGACGCACGAGCAGGAGGCATTCCGGCTGCGCGCCGCCCCGCTTCCCAACGTGCGCGTCGCCACCTTCGACACCCAGTTCGAGTCGCTGATGAACCACGCCAGCGCGGTGGTGGCGATGGGCGGCTACAACACCTTCTGCGAGATCCTGTCGTTCGACAAGCCGGCCTTGCTGGTGCCGCGCACCGAGCCGCGCATGGAGCAGCTGATCCGCGCGCGCAAGGCGGCGGCGCTGGGGCTGACGACGATGCTGGACCCGGCGCAGCTGGCCGACACCGCGCCGATGGTGGCCGCGCTGCAACGCCTGCCGCAGCAGCCGCCGCCGTCCGCCGCGGCGCGCCGCAACATGCTGTGCGGACTCAGGACCATCGGCAATCGGGTCGGCGCCATCGTGCGGGAGAATGCGTCGTGA
- a CDS encoding glycosyltransferase family 4 protein: MSRLAFYAPLKSPRHPVPSGDRTLARLLLRGLRLAGWRVELASTLRSYDGVGDPRQQQRLKARALRRAAALIAAYRARPPEERPQAWFTYHLYHKAPDWIGPAVSAALGIPYLLCEASHAPRQESGPWEDNLSDCVAAIRQAARIFIVNPRDEPGLATVLAEPTRVLRRLPPFVDPAVLARRRPRGELAREAGLDPARPWLISVAMVRPGDKMASYRLLAACYRRLLAEGRRLHWLIVGDGAASAELDALIADLPGVVRLGALDPPAAAPWLAASQLCVWPAVNEAFGMALLEAQAAGCPVVAGYGAGVAGIVDAASGRLVHDCNIERFTAAVATLLDDWAVRRAMAEAGPRYVRERHSLAHAAALLRAYWPAPSPLSSAIPEEAVPAAAKVSRDEEKPHPDL, translated from the coding sequence ATGTCCCGTCTCGCCTTCTACGCTCCGCTGAAATCGCCGCGCCATCCGGTGCCATCCGGCGACCGCACGCTGGCGCGGCTGTTGCTGCGCGGGCTGCGGCTGGCCGGCTGGCGGGTGGAGCTGGCCTCCACCCTGCGCAGCTACGACGGTGTCGGCGACCCGCGCCAGCAGCAGCGGCTCAAGGCGCGCGCGCTGCGCCGCGCCGCAGCGCTGATCGCCGCCTACCGCGCCCGTCCGCCGGAGGAGCGGCCGCAAGCCTGGTTCACCTACCATCTCTACCACAAGGCGCCGGACTGGATTGGCCCGGCGGTGAGCGCCGCGCTCGGCATTCCCTACCTGCTGTGCGAGGCCTCGCACGCGCCGCGCCAGGAGTCGGGGCCGTGGGAGGACAACTTGTCCGACTGCGTGGCGGCGATCCGCCAGGCGGCGCGCATCTTCATCGTCAACCCGCGCGACGAGCCGGGCTTGGCCACGGTACTGGCCGAGCCGACCAGGGTGCTGCGCCGGCTGCCGCCCTTCGTCGACCCCGCCGTGCTGGCGCGGCGCCGCCCGCGCGGGGAGCTCGCGCGCGAGGCCGGGCTCGACCCGGCCCGGCCCTGGCTGATCAGCGTGGCGATGGTGCGTCCGGGCGACAAGATGGCCTCGTACCGGCTGCTGGCGGCGTGCTACCGCCGGCTGCTGGCGGAGGGACGCCGGCTGCACTGGCTGATCGTCGGCGACGGCGCGGCGTCGGCGGAGCTGGACGCGCTGATCGCCGACCTGCCCGGCGTGGTGCGGCTGGGGGCGCTCGACCCGCCGGCGGCGGCACCGTGGCTGGCGGCCTCGCAGCTGTGCGTGTGGCCGGCGGTGAACGAGGCCTTCGGCATGGCGCTGTTGGAGGCGCAGGCCGCCGGCTGCCCGGTGGTGGCCGGTTACGGCGCCGGCGTGGCCGGCATCGTCGATGCCGCGAGCGGTCGGCTGGTGCACGACTGCAACATCGAGCGCTTCACCGCCGCGGTGGCGACGCTGCTCGACGACTGGGCGGTACGCCGCGCCATGGCCGAGGCCGGGCCGCGCTACGTGCGTGAGCGGCATTCGCTGGCGCACGCCGCCGCGCTGCTGCGCGCGTACTGGCCGGCGCCGTCCCCGTTGTCATCGGCTATACCGGAAGAAGCCGTCCCGGCTGCTGCCAAGGTATCCCGCGATGAAGAAAAGCCGCATCCTGATCTATAG
- a CDS encoding glycosyltransferase family 4 protein, whose protein sequence is MPTRHLGVVLKGYPRLSETFIAQELRELEARGFTLTLFSLRHPTELERHPVHGEIRARVIYLPEYLHQEPWRVLRAAVLALRRPAVLWATLRLFLADLVRDFTRNRVRRLGQALVLAAECPPEIEQLYVHFIHTPGSVTRYAAHLTGLPWAASAHAKDVWTQPEWEIRAKLADMQWLATCTRANHNYLSAFPEGRGKVHLVYHGISFARFPPPPPPPAARDGSDPARPVELLSVGRAVAKKGYDDLLAALATLPAGLCWRLTHIGGGPLLPELQHQAERLGLTGRIRWRGALPQQEVLAAYREADLFVLPCKVVDGGDRDGLPNVLLEAQSQGVCCLSTRLSGIPELIVDGTSGVLVEAGDVAALAAALARLIADPRERQRLAEAGAARVRADFAMERGIERLLACFDASRPATEPPCPVSPSTLR, encoded by the coding sequence ATGCCAACCCGCCATCTCGGCGTCGTCCTGAAAGGCTACCCGCGCCTTTCCGAAACCTTCATCGCACAGGAGCTGCGCGAGTTGGAGGCACGCGGCTTCACGCTGACGCTGTTTTCCCTGCGCCACCCCACCGAGCTGGAGCGCCATCCGGTGCACGGCGAGATCCGCGCCCGCGTGATCTACCTGCCGGAGTACCTGCACCAGGAACCGTGGCGCGTGCTGCGCGCCGCCGTGCTCGCCTTGCGCCGGCCGGCGGTGCTGTGGGCGACGCTGCGGCTGTTCCTCGCCGACCTGGTGCGCGACTTCACGCGCAACCGGGTGCGCCGCCTCGGCCAGGCGCTGGTGCTGGCGGCGGAGTGCCCGCCCGAGATCGAGCAGCTCTACGTGCACTTCATCCACACCCCCGGTTCGGTGACGCGCTACGCCGCGCACCTGACCGGCCTGCCGTGGGCGGCGTCGGCGCACGCCAAGGATGTGTGGACCCAGCCGGAGTGGGAAATCCGCGCCAAGCTGGCCGACATGCAGTGGCTCGCCACCTGCACCCGCGCCAACCACAACTACTTGAGCGCCTTTCCAGAGGGGCGCGGCAAGGTGCATCTGGTCTACCACGGCATCAGCTTCGCGCGCTTCCCGCCGCCGCCCCCTCCCCCGGCGGCGCGTGACGGCAGCGACCCGGCGCGCCCGGTCGAGCTGCTGTCGGTGGGCCGCGCCGTGGCCAAGAAGGGCTACGACGACCTGCTCGCCGCACTGGCGACGCTGCCGGCCGGCCTCTGCTGGCGCCTGACCCACATCGGTGGCGGCCCGCTGCTGCCTGAGCTGCAGCACCAAGCCGAACGGCTCGGGCTCACCGGGCGCATCCGCTGGCGCGGCGCCCTGCCGCAGCAGGAGGTGTTGGCGGCCTACCGCGAAGCCGATCTGTTCGTGCTGCCGTGCAAGGTGGTGGACGGCGGCGACCGCGACGGCCTGCCCAACGTGCTGCTGGAGGCGCAGAGCCAGGGCGTGTGCTGCCTGTCGACGCGGCTGTCGGGCATTCCCGAGCTGATCGTCGACGGCACCAGCGGCGTGCTGGTCGAGGCCGGCGACGTCGCGGCGCTCGCCGCCGCGCTGGCGCGGCTGATCGCCGACCCGCGCGAGCGGCAGCGCCTGGCCGAGGCCGGCGCCGCCCGGGTGCGCGCCGACTTCGCCATGGAACGCGGCATCGAGCGGCTGCTGGCCTGTTTCGACGCCTCCCGCCCTGCCACGGAACCGCCATGTCCCGTCTCGCCTTCTACGCTCCGCTGA